From the Papaver somniferum cultivar HN1 chromosome 2, ASM357369v1, whole genome shotgun sequence genome, the window TTCGCAATAGGGAAGTTAGTCCTTTCCATGTTAAGGCAGAACGGATTACCGCTGGCCAGAATGGTGCAACATATTCTGACCAATCCTCTGACTTGATGTCCTGCAGATTATAAATATTAGATACTCGATGAAAATTCATGCCTCTACGAAGAATCTATATTACAGTACTCAAACAGAGAATGCATTACCTGCATTGAGAGGGACTGGAGTAATTCAACATACTCGGCAGTAGAACACCAGGCAGGAAGGTAATAAGCATCACAAATCTTATCCAAAAGTTGTTTCTCTTGGGGCTTCAATGATTGTTCAGTGGGAAGAAGATCTCTATGACACCATGTTACAATTATTATAGTGGCTCCAGGAGATGCAACCCGCACCAACTCGTTCACAAACTGATCAAATTAGTTTAAGTATCAATTAAGAAATGAGAAGACAACCAACGCAAACAATACCACATATGGGAAAGACATTATAAATTGTCCTAGATTTTTATAAATTGGTTGTTTAAGTATGGTTTTTTTTTTCCCAGTTCTATCTTACTATTCACACATATAGGTTCGTCTTTCTAAAACAGTTTTTTGCAAGTTTAGGGACAGACCAAAATATACAGCGAGTAAAGAGGTTAACTATATAAGGATGCTCAGCACAGAACAAATGGCTGGACCACATCCTGCTTGTACATGTAAGCGAGAAGAAAATTGAGAAGCCTTAGATATTCCTTCTAAGAGATATCCTACTATTTtgaccagagagagagagagagagagagatgtgaCAGTTTCACTGTGGAAATCATCGAAAAGTTGTAAAGTGGCAGGATCAGTGACGGAGAATGGAAGCGTGGAGCATAGAAATTCGGGAAGAAAACGGCTAGAAAAAAGGGATAAACAAGTGCAACTCATAGTCAGGAAGGGTACCTTGGCTTTGTCAGGCATGTGTTCTCCACTCTCCATGGACCAAACAAGATCAAACTGTCCATCTTGAAATGGTTGCTCGAGTGCGTCTGCAACTTGAAATGATACCTGCCCACAACACCAGTAACCACAATTAACAACCATATGTAATAATTCCCGGTATAACATCATTTTGGTAGTCAATCGAAATGTTTTTCTAATTGGATTGCTTTGTTTGTACAGATACGTACATACATCTAGTGAAGCTTGTTAAATTCTCAATTAAGAAAATGTAGCATAAAAAGTTCGACATACTTTATCTCCCAAACCTTGTGCATTTGCAAGAGCTTGTGCTCTTTCAGCTTGAATTGGACTCAAAGTAATGCCTTTGCATTCAGCTCCATATTTTTTCGATAAGTATCTCGAACTACCACCAATTCCACACCCAACATCTACTATACTTTTGGGCTTGTTCGATGAATCATCTGACAtataaaaaatcaatttttaatgCTTATCtacaataaaaaaagaaaaagaaatcacagTTAAAAATTATTTCATTCAATTGTCTATTTCATCTCCCTTACGCCATTAAAACTACACAAATGCCAAAAGATGATAGCAAGCGTCTGGCTGGATGTGGATGGAAATTTAGCTCATGCTATTGAAAATACTGATATTGTGGATTGGATTAAAATAAATTTGCTACTAACGTTCATACTAATCCTGACAATGATCTGGTCATTCTTAAGTCTACCATAATTCTTAGGCACTTGTGGAGAGAAAGATGCTCTATTGTTTTTGATAATGCCGGTCAATACAACTGATATAGTGAGAAGAACTCAAAACTTTTTCTCAGATTGGTTACATTCAATAGAAATCAGGACTTCAGTCAATAGTGCACCTGGAAATACCAGGACTTATTAGTGGAATCCTCCTCCTAAATCCTACATGGAAATAAATTTTGATGCACCATTTATGAAGGGAACTGCTAACAGAGCTGTGACTAACTGCTCATGATTGTGCAGGTACAAGCTACGGAGCTAGATGCTTCACATCACAAGCTCTTAGACCCAGAATAAGCACAAGCAGAAAAGGCTTTACAGGATGCAGTGGAGTCTTGAGTGGAACTTTCAAATGGTGGAATTTGCACTTGATGAAAGGAGATGCGGTGAATGAACCACTAGAAATCAAAGATAGCTTAGAACTCTTAAAGACTTTGCAGGTTAATTAATCATGTTCAAAGTGATGCAAACAACTATGTTGCACATCAACTAGCTCAAGCATCAGTACCCTCTAACAACATACTACTAGTTCGCAGGGAGGTACATCTAATATGTACGAAAGTCCGAGGAGGGTTTTCAAATTATCCGATTCATGATCACGAGCGTGTACAGAATAATAATCAAATAAAAGGATCATAAAAGAATAAAAAACAGGGCAGAGTGGGACCCACCATTATAACGAAATCTAATCATTTTTCCTTAAAATAATAAACCAATCCGAAATTTCTCAAATCATTTCCccaatctttttatttttttcaagaaCTTAATGATTCAGATGAAAATTCGTGGAAGTAATCCTAATCCTTGAAATTTAAGTTATCAATCTATCGATGGATGCATCAAAAATTAGATTATACAGGAATCAAATTTAACCAGAAAATGAGGATAAGGTACTGTAGAGAgtgagaggaggaagaagaagaaagagtaccTGAAAGACCAGCGAATTTGAGAGTTTCTTCAATCATACGAATCTGAGCAGATCGATGATCAGAAATCGAagcagtaacattaggatcataaAATCCATGATGCATATGATCTCCCCAGATATTCTCCCATAAACCTGAAGATTCATCATAAAATTCTGCTATTCCTTTCTGTAACCAACCTTTTTCTTTTCCATTATTATTATCCATTCCCCTCTTCTCTTCACTACTCACAGTTGCTGATGCTCTGATTATCAAACCAGCTCCTCTTCTTCTACTATTACTCTTTTTTACGTCTGATGAGATTCTGACTCTTGTTACTGGTAATACTAATAGACTCTTGTTTCTATAGCTCCGTTCGCACGTGGAAATGTAACTCAGTGATGACGATTCACAGAgactgttcatttttttttttatgatacaGTAATTTTATCTCTCACT encodes:
- the LOC113347964 gene encoding probable tocopherol O-methyltransferase, chloroplastic, encoding MNSLCESSSLSYISTCERSYRNKSLLVLPVTRVRISSDVKKSNSRRRGAGLIIRASATVSSEEKRGMDNNNGKEKGWLQKGIAEFYDESSGLWENIWGDHMHHGFYDPNVTASISDHRSAQIRMIEETLKFAGLSDDSSNKPKSIVDVGCGIGGSSRYLSKKYGAECKGITLSPIQAERAQALANAQGLGDKVSFQVADALEQPFQDGQFDLVWSMESGEHMPDKAKFVNELVRVASPGATIIIVTWCHRDLLPTEQSLKPQEKQLLDKICDAYYLPAWCSTAEYVELLQSLSMQDIKSEDWSEYVAPFWPAVIRSALTWKGLTSLLRTGWKTIKGAFAMPLMIEGFQKDIIKFAVITCRKPE